CCATAGCTTGTATACCACTTCTAGGTACTCGTCGGCAATTTGATACCTCTCGTCATGTTCAACTTGAGTATGAAGGCCGTGGTTTTTAGCAGCGCTTTCAAGATAAGATGTAACAATATTCCAACCAACTCTACCATTTGAAAGGTGATCCGCTGTGGAAAACCGTCGGGCTAATTCGTACGGATGATCATAGGTTGTAGAAGCAGTGACTCCGAAGCCAATGCTTTCCGTAGCGTATGAAAGTGCTGGAACAAGTAGTAGCGGGTCATTTACGGGGAATTGAGCACCACTACGTACCGAAGGCTTGAAATTGTCTGGTCCATTGTATATATCATAAGCACCTAAAGTGTCAGCAATAAAGAGAGCGTGGAATTTACCCTTTTCACAGACTTTGGCGATATTAACCCAATAATCAATAGTATTCCAGTCCTGATCAGAGAGAGGGGTCTTATCAGCTGGATTTCTCCATTGGCCAAAGTTGTGATGAGTAGGCGTATTCATCACAAACGCATTGAGGATTATCTTTCGCTTATTCCTGTCTGGAGGAGGGTTCAAGACCCCATCAACCACCTCATCCAATGCTTCAACTCTTTTAGCCATCGTCTGCCAGGAActaaaacaaataaacagcAGTCTACCAATTCATCCTATTTATACTACTGATAAGCATTTTTGCATTATACTACTGTTTTTAGAAAGGGAACTATTGTAACGACTTGATGGAAATGACGAGATCAGATCTCGCTTCACCCGTGTTTCGCCGATCGGCATGGGTATCAATACGCTTCTAGCACGTCATCCAAAGGATCTGCTGGAAGACTTCGGTCGTCCTGTTTAGTATTTAGACTATTCAGTCAGACTATCCTTGATTCGAGATGTCCCAGACTGACTTCGGCTAGTTTCTTCATTTACGGACTCCTGCTTGATGTCTCATAGAGATCACATGATGGAAAAGATAACATAGTATATCTATTCGGCAAGATAAGGATAAAGTTACATGCAGGACTGCCGATTAAACAGGTTCCAATTTGAGCAACCAATTTGAAAATAGAAGAACCGAGCGCTGGTCTCAATCTCTCATTCTACTGAAATTCTATAGCACTATAATCATTTATAAGTAGCTAGGTTATTTCACCATTAGGGTCTTCTAGTCTTCGCTTGAATTCAACACTATTGACGCTCGCAACAGTTTTATGGAGATATGTGAAGGTTATAAAGGGGGTCCCACGTTTTTGGCCCTAGTAGTTAATTGAtctgataaagaaaaacagTAGAAAGTTCAGCCAGACTTTGCCGCTTAACATTCAGGTTACTCATGTTTAGACTCCTCAAACAGTAAGAACCATTTTTGAAGATCGATTACCCAATAGTCAATTTGTTATAAATTGATTTCTTACAATCTATATTTGTTAAATCATTCCTACTAGTAGTTCGTTGCTTGGCCCTACTCTATATAATATCCCCCACTGTGTATCACGTgatcaaaataattataaCTCCTCATGTACAGTTCTgcatttataaataaattgaGACACTAATTACCTTAGCTGTCTTTTTTAAAGTTAATTTCTGAGATCGAATCACCGTCTGAGAGGTGCTAATTTCTATCGGCTAATAAAAGTACCCCAGTAGATTTTGATTGGGTCATTCTAGCACAGTCTAGTTTCACTACTGAGTAGAACACGAGAAATAGGAGCAGCAACTACCgtgtcttcatcatatcTCATCTCAGGTGAATTGAATTGACAGCAATTGCTAGCGTTAGCTGATTAAGTTGTACTTGATCTCAATTGTAGGCTTTCTCATAACAACATGAGTGGTCATCAGTGGAAGGGTAGTCAAGCAGGAGGTGGCCCTGGTGCTACTGTCCCTGCCAATGGACAATCTGGTGCTGGGGGGTATAGCTCAGGCTATGGTTCGGCTTCAGCATCTACTTCGAGTTTGGGATCAGTATCAAGCCATGGAAATGAAAGCACATTGACATCGTCTACTGGTTTTCGTCCTACTCATGTTAGAGGCTCCTCCTCAGTAAGTCATATATAAAGATGTGTGGTTGTAAAAACATCGCAAGATATAAATGAAGCCCCATTCAAGATAACTAACTTAAACTTTAGATGAGCAGCACTATTGAATCAACTGTGACTAAACTGCTAGTAGCCACCAAACAACTTCTGGAAGTTCTTACTCAATGGGCACGAGGAGATGCTACAGAACAGGATGTTTCTGATATCTATGTTCGATTGGGTAACGAATTTAACGTTGCTTGTCGGGCGTTTATGAACGCCCGTGTAAGGGTGGATGATTTCGGTGATGTTCCTCAGATGCTACGGGTGATCTTAGAAAAAGCTCTGTCTGATGATGCTTCACATGAGAACCTTGACAAGTATCTCCCCGATATCAGAGAGATCATTGTCACTTTGTTGCAGAAACTTAAACAAAAGCAGGCTCTAATTcgtgcttctggctctaGTGTAGGTTCTGCTCCATCAATTCCATTGCCAACGTATCACCATAACTCTACTTCGCATCCTCAACCCCCGACTCATGGGAGATACCAACAAACGCATCAGGGACCGGGCCCTCAACCTCAGCAACAATCGCAGCCCCATTCGCACCAGCATGCAAACCCAGGTCCACCACCTTCACCAAGGTTGCAAATGCAAGGGCAAATGTCGCAAATTTCTGCTCCTATGAAATATCCCACTCGATCGGAGTCTTTGTCGAGCCCAGCCTCTCCTTTGGCTTCCACTATGCTCCCTCCTAGACATAATAGTGTAGGAGGTCATAGCGGAGCTGGTCCTCGAACAAGTAGTGCTCCTGATTCTGTAAAGTTGGGAGGTGGTGTACCTGGTTTTCAGGCTcgacctcctccacctcctcctggTGGTCCCAATGGACCTAATGGTCCCGGGCCAGTCCCGGGTCCCGGGGGGATtcatatcaagaaaaacaacTCGAGGTCAAACTTGTCTAATATTTCAATCACTGCGTCTAACGCACCGAGATCGGATTATCAGCGTGGGCCCCCTTCGTCATCGCCTCGTAAAGAATCTAGCAACCCTTTGGCAACCCTTCAACGGAGTGAAGCCCTTGAAAGACGTGCATCCAGACGGTTTTCGGCTTATCAATTTGCAAAATTAACCAACGGACCCCAAGCAGCTAGAGAGGCTGTCCCTGAAATGCCTCCTTTACCATCTGATAAACGATCTTCTCTACTGCCTACAACTTCATCTCACTCGAGTTCTATGGCCGATTACACTCTTTCAACCAGCGTAGTCGATAAAACCAATGATCAGCAACATTTGGCAGCAACAATCAAGGATACTACTCCATCTGGAGAATTGGCGGCACAAAAGGAATCACCATCAACTCAGTCTAGAATTTCTTCCAGTCCACAAGTGAATGGATCTCAGGAACAATTCCCCGGTACCATCCCAGTATTTCTCCAAATTGGTCACAAAGTGAAAAAAGCAATGGTCGATCCATCTGACATAACTATCGCTTCGCTACGTCTCCAATTTATTGAGAAATTTGCATATTCTCCAGGTTCTGAAGCATTCCCTGATATCTATATCCAAGATCCTAAATCAGGTATTAGATATGAACTTGACGAAACTTCTTTGGATGAGGTAAAGAAAGGAAGTGTTTTAGTATCGCTCAACATTAAAGAGATGGATGAGGTCAAGAAGCATTTCAGTGAGGGTTTGGCGAAGTTGGCAGAAACCGTGAACAACTTGCATTCGAAAATTGATGATAACACAAGCGCTATAAATCAACTCAAAGAGACTAAAGTAAACTCTATTGCCACAACATCTTCTCAAACACAATCCAGATCTGAAACTCCCATGTCGACGAGACCAACTTCTAAGATTAGTCTCAAACAAGTAGAAGCTATTAGAAAGGATGTGGCTGTCCTGAGGCAAGTATCAGCAAGTTCTCTTGGCGGTTTGAAGGATGAGCTTGCCGGTATCTTAACAAAAGCCAAAGCATTACAGAATACTTCGTTTCTTATTCAGCAATCTGGTTCAAGTAGAGCATTCATGGAGCAATGCCACAAGAAGCTGTCAGCTGAGTCTGACAGCCTTTTAACAAACGTGGATGATCTGCAGGATGTTATTGAAGCGCTTCGGAAGGATGTGGCTCAGCGAGGTGTACGACACACTCCTCGTCAACTTGAAACAGTTGCTAAGGAACTTGCTGTTGCCAAAGAAGATTTGGAGAAAATGACCGAGTACATTACCAATGAGCGCCCTAGCTGGAAGAAGATTTGGGAACGGGAGTTGGACGTAGTCTGTGAAGAACAACAGTTCTTTAAATTACAGGAGGAGCTTGTGGCTGATTTGAGAGATGATCTCAGTAAGGCCGAAGAAACATTCAAGCTAGTCGAAATGTGCTCTCAGGAGCAGTCAAAAGTATCAGGCGGTAGAAGACCCACTCAGCCCACTATATTATCTGCCCCTGTTGATGGAATTGTTCATGTGAAAGATGCTGTTCTTTCCGAGGTGTCTGCCCTTCAACCCAATCATGAACAACGTGTTGAGGCTATTGAAAGGGCTGAAAAGATGCGCAGAAAAGAACTTGAGTTGAGAAGCAAAGGAGGCGAGTTTGAAGAGGAACTTGAAGAGTTTGTTGGAGAAAACAAGCTTAAGAAAAGTGGAGGTGTTGAAGAGACTGAACGCAGATTAAAGCTGCGAGAGCAGAAAATGCTCGAAGAACAGCGAAAGAATGATGCGGAAGCTAAGTTAATTCGTGACCAAGAACGCGAGCGCCGAAAGTTGGAAAGACAGAAAGAGCGTGGTAAACGAGAGCCGATTCCTGAAGATGATGTTCCTCTGGATGCAGTCGACACTGCCAATCCAGTTGTTGAGCCTGAAGTCAACACAACCCCTCCTGAAGAGCATGAGGTCGTTACCAATGCGACTGCAGAACATGCGTCAGAACCCGTTGAGGCTTCCGTAGAAAGTTTAGATTGACGAATGCCTTTTGCTTTATTTTAGACAGCGCAACATTCGTTTTTTATGTGTCCTCCAAATATATGGTTTCCTTCGTATCGTTAAGTCAACAAGAAACAAACGACTTCATATGATTATTAGTTTGAATTCACaccggtggctggggctccgttGAATTCGTCACCCATATCTGTTTATCTCTTTTTCCGGGTTGGTTTCCAGTGTTGACTACAGTAAGATAGTAATGATCCTATTAATACATGAATAAAagtcaataaataacgaataaataaaaggCATCAAAAATGACTAGATTTTGAGAGTACGGTAGAGATCGTCGAGGATACTTGCGTATCTCGGCTTGTTTCTGAAAACTTTGTTGAAGCCTTGAAGACAGGACTTCAGAATCTCCAGCTCTGTAAAGTTCTTTCCATGCCTATTTTCACTTGAAGCACTCTCCCCGACTACAGATGATATGCGTACGACAACATCGAGCAACAGACTAGCAATCGGTTTTGAGCTTTGTTTAGCCGAAAGACGCTGTAGGCAAATACGATCATAGGTGAGAACTGTACTCGCAATATTGCTACAAACATTGCTTATGTACTTGCGTAACAGCCGAGATATTTGAAGCTCCTTGATAATCTTAGCATTCACCCTGAAATTTATGATGCGCATGATCTTTTCAGTAAGAACCGAGATATTACTTTTCGGCATACGATAAAGAGGAGTTTTGACTAATGTCTGTCTGATGAAGTCCCGTTTGTTTACAGGGCGCAACGTATAACAGTCAATTTGGTGTGACAGAAATGGAAAATGTCCGGTTCGCATTACTTCTGTAGGTAAAGCCGATTCAAAGTTGGTTATAGTTTTCCTAGGATTAATACTGACACCGAACTCAGAGAAACCTTTCACCATTAAGCCAAGAAATCGTTCTGCTTCGCCTTTCGCTCTAGAAACAAATAAGAAATCATCAACATATCTGAACATGATGCTAGTCTTCTCATTATATGGAAGGCATTTCTGTACAAAAGCATCATAGACCAGGTCGCAAAGAAGTGATGAAATACACGATCCTTGAGGAATGCCCTCACGTAACCAGTAATTATTCTCCTCAAGTCTAACGACACATCTATTAAGATGCTGTTCGAGTAAATCAACCATCTTTTGACCTGGTACAGTCTCATCGCCGCCACGATCTACTAAAATGCGGCTTCTAGCACTACTCTTACGGCAATATGCGTTAGAAACATTTGCTTGAAAAGACATTGGGGCACTTAGATCTCTTGCAATCAGTTCTTCTCTGTATTTGTATCTTCCTTTGATGCGAAGGTTGTAAGATTGGACCTTTTGGAGCCAAAAATGTTCTCCTTTAATAATGCTCTTAGCGATTTCAAAGGCTTTGCTTACAGGAATAGTATCGAAGCATCTGGTGATATCAGCTTTGACAAAGTAGAATGAGCTATTATCCTTCATGGGACTCTCGCAGTTCTTGTAAAAAGACGCTAATCTTTCAAACATCTCATTTGGATTTGACAAGTGGCTGGGAAGGGTCTTATGATAAAGAATCCTTGAGGAATCAAGGACCTTTTTGAGAATAGATAGATAGCTATTGACACTTTTAAGAACCGCCGTACCTTCCGTAGGAGCTTTGCCAAGGGTGATTATCACACGAAATCCCGTTGGTTTTGGGACAATTCTCAAGCCAGAATACCCAGTATATGGTCTGTGAGCAACCTGAATATGAGCGTCACTCGGAGCACAATGGAGTTTCTCCTGGATGTACCTTGTGACAGTCTTATGATATATGATCTTCCATACATCCTGCCTGTAGTAGGAGACCGAAGTTTGGCCACTAATCTCGGATACGTAGAAATTTGCTTTGACGAGATTAGGTATCAATGAATCGAATGTCCATAACAGAAACTCCAGAAAGAGATCCTGCctcttttcaaaatcaggCCTCGCTAAACTTGTCGCACCTGTGCCATTTGCGGGCGCTAACCAAGGGATATCTTTGATTCGGAACCCTTCAAAATAAACTAAAAGTGATAGCTTCTCAGAAGTTCTTTGCCGGACGTATTGCCCTATTTTCTTATACAGCAGTGACCAGTTGTAGTCTGAACCAAAAGTCTCTTTTGGGAATAGGTAATTGATAACAAGAATTATGAACTTGGATACTCGGTGATATGGAACTGACAATGCTGAGCTGTTCGAGCCTTCGATTTCTACTTTAGTAGCGTCTATAGTACCGGCCGTTTTCAGATGTTCAATGCGAAATGATTCATCCATAAACACAGCATATGGAAGGTGGCGGTGTCTGGACAAGGACGACTGAAGAATATGAGCAATTGATGGAGTTACCGGCTTCCCCGTAGCATTCGTCTTCAACAGTCTAGTTTTATGCCGTTTTTTGGATTCCAGGTGGGTTTGAACAAGATTGTTTATCCGGAGTGTCTCTGCTTTCCAATTTAGCTTTTGCCATTTGTTAGTCTCTGAAGGACCCGTTAGTTTTGAAATGCCTTCCAATCCATACTGAGAGGGAAATATTAAAGCAAGTAGATAACGAACGTGAAAAGAAAGCGAGCGATCAGATGATGACTTCACAGGGCTTTGGGTATCTAGCCCGGGTTCACGAAATGGAACACGATTAAGACAAAAGTTCCTCTTGAATCCAAAACAAACATCGTTTTTTGGAGTTGGACCGTACAAACAACTTTCTTTCGATATGAATACTTTTGATGCTTTAGTAAGCATTGTTCTGATAGGTTTTTTTCTACTGCTGCCTTGTTTCAAGACATGTGCAGTGCTTATAGATTGAAGAGGGTTGGATACTAGTGAGATAGATTCGCCGGCAGTCTTtgctttcttcttgggTCGCTGAGCACCTACATCCCCATCAGAGGACCGCTTGCCCACACCATCACTGCGCAAAGTATCGCGCAGTTTGTATATAACATTAACACCCGTTAATTGAATATACGACTCGCAGTGTTCTAGATAGTAAAATAAAGAGCACTGAGTTAAAAGATAGTATAGCCAAGCAGAATCCAGTCGTGAATACAATAGTCTCCACTCGTGTTGCATGAACATCATCGCAGTAGCATTGGGATAGTCGTAGCTAAGCTTTAACGTCGAAGTAACACCATGGCTCAGAACATTGGAAAAAGTTCCCTTCCAACTCTCGGATATGTCCAAGGTTCTAGTATATTGGAGAGATTGTTGATACGCATTTCTTGTAGCGAAGGATATCAGCTCCTTGTATGAAAGATATCGTTCGCGAAATCTTTGTGCATGAATCGATGTTGGATAGCTTGGAGGACTATCTGCATTTAGTTCAAAGTCGACCCCAACATAAACTGATTCGAGAAACTTTCGAAAGTCACAATTGCCAATGGTGGGTTTATAAAGTTCGTCAATTTGACCTGGGTCCAAAAACGTTTCCAAGAATTGATCCAGAGGTGTTACTGATTTGTAAACCTGCGATAGGGCTGTGAGTTCACCCGAACTCATATCTCAAATTGTTCATACAGCCAAGCAGCTGACAATtagcaacaacatcaaAGCTCTCACTCGGTTTTGTCACGAAAGTCGCGCGTATCGACTGGGCACTCTATATCCAAGCCGCAGTGAATGATGCGCCGCACACAGGTCGTGAACTTAATCTGCATAGAAACCATGCCAGTAATGAACTAACAATTCTCAAGACTAGAGATATCATTCCTCGACAATACACGCGATGGCTGCTGCAAAACTTCCTCAGGCCGTACAGACTGGGTTCTCGTCACGTCTACGGCTGGAACAGActtcattatttatttctacTCAGCCTGTAGTACGCGCCACGAAACGTGCAACTGCCAATTTGATTAGCTATGCTGAGATTGAAGAGGATtacgatgacgatgatgaggacCCTTCGTTTGGTCCCGATGGCAGTACTGGGTATGGCAGCACTCCTGCTCCAACGAGCCATCAACAATCACAATCTCAAGAACCTGcagaaccaaaaaaagtAGAAGTCAAACGACCAGCGGTGCGAACTAGGCATCCTCTCTATACGGAACAACAACTGGTGGATATTGCCCAAAGAGAAGAGATTCTAGTACCAATTAAACTTGCGCTGGAATTTGATACTTATAGAATAACAGACTTTTTGATGTGGAATTTAAATGAACAAGTTCTGACGCCAGAATCGTTTGCCATCATTACATGTAATGACCTGGAATTACCAGTGGGTTATACAAACActatatcatcatcaatcaaatcacaATTGGCAGAGTATAGCTCAGTGGCAAATATACAGCTGCCACGTGACTGTGGAATTCACGTCATTATCCACTTATCGGTGAACCTTGATAAAGAATTATATGAGGATAAGTTTGAGTGGGACTTGGGCTGTGATCTAACGCCTGAGATGTTTGCTCAAAGTGTTGTAAAGGACCTTGGCATATCAGGAGAGTTCTATCCTGCTATAGCTCATGCTTTACATGATGTTCTAATTCGTATGAAAAAAGAGGCTGTTGAGGGTCACCTGCCTCAAGAAGTTGACAACCTCGCTGCTTTTGGTGCAGAGGCCGGTTGGAGAGTTGACCAGGAACTTCTTGGTGCTGAATGGGCACCTACTTTAGAGAAACTGTCCcaagaagagattgaaaGACGCGAAAttgaaagagaaagaaatattCGTCGTCTGAAACGTGAGTCGGCCCGGATGGGCGATATTACGGACATTGGCGGTCTATTTGGAGGCCGAAGCAAGCGACGAAGATATGACTCGCCTTCTCAAGGTGGTTCTCCTGCATTCTGGTAGCCACCACAAAATTATTTAGATGGctttattttcttggccaagctactgcttctgctcCACATGCGGGGCCCTGATGCTGCCAATGCACCTCTGCTGCCTGTGGAAAGTTGACCTGTGTAAGATGCACTTATGATGTacgataataaattattataataGCCTCTCATAGATTTGGCAGCAATGCGATGCTAAAGATGCTAGACTTTGATAAGAGCCAAATAACATTTCGTCCTAAAAATAGTGACTTCTCACAAAAGATTATCAGACTAGAGTCTCGCCCTAACTCAGTTCAGCAGTGTGAAAAACGTTAGATGGGGCCCCATTTAACGGGGAAGGGACTAGTCACAATTATGGATTAGCAGATATAGTGtcacagatccagatccaccCGGATTTCGGCACTTCATTTGAGATGCTACATTTCGTGATGAATTGCTTGCTTGGTTGGCCTGTTTAGCTGACGGCAAGATGATGTCTGGTGTAACTAATCACTAGCATGATTTCGTCGGGCCGAGCGTgaatttctttttgctcTCCACAGCTGAATCTATGAAATCTTGGTGCTCTCTACATGAAATGCAAAAATCTTCTGTGCTTACATCACGCCGTGGTCTGGTCGCACCAACTTAAAAAATATAGAGCTTAAAGTGGTCTAAAGTTTATTTCTCTAGAGTTAACGTACAAGATAAATGGTCAGTGTGGTATTTTAAGATCATTGGTCCAGCAATTGGGAATACTAACAAATCCTTCGTTTAGATTTAAAACCGAGTTATGACCAGAGGTTAAGAGGTTcgccattttttttatgaaCAACTTCCCAAATAGGAAGTGACAGTTGAATATTGCCAATTCGAGTTTATTCCGCTTTTCCGTGTACTGAGTAGATCTTTTAAGTAGACATATGGCCGGCCATCTACAATTAACATCCCCGCATGTCTGGACCGCCTTGGACGCTGATGCTCTGTCAAAGGGTAAAAGTCGAAATTCTAAGAGAGGCGCTTTTTATCGGTGCCTGAACCGTGCAGCTATCATGCGCAAGTGAGTTCACATGCAATGCAGCCATCAGATTTTCgttttattatattttagGCCACAATCCTTAACTTTTCGCCGTTCTCACGATTACAAAATGAAAATTGAGCTTTTGACTAATGGAACCGATTAGAATTTGCTTTTGTAATTTAGAATTAGAATTAACTTGTGAGATATAAGAAAACGACTGGATAATTGCAAAAATTGATCGACCTCTGTAAGTCACGTGCATGCAGTGTCGACTTGGTTCTATGCAGGTGGCTGACCGCTGCAGACCTATTCATAATTGTGTGGGCTGGATATCCAGCTGCTTCAAATTGACGATTAGTACCGTACGAAAAATTAAAAGTCAGGTCATCTACTGTACATCTCCATTGATAGACGAAATGGCTGGTCGGATAATGAATTGAAAAGGGTCTTAAGCGAAAATGTGGATTGGCGCTCAGAAACGTCCTTAATCTGGATAAGGCCTGGCGGGCATGATTGTTCTCACCGCCATAGGATCATATAAAACCATTCAGCTCGGCATCATCAGCTTTGAATAAGGTTCGCAATTTTTTGTGCTGttgaaataatattctctTGTTCGTTGGACAgtaaagaaaataattatttgcTGACTAGCTACAAAGGCTTGGCTCGGATTTATTACCAAACTTATATAACCTTGTGTTTGTCTTGCAAAATCTAAGATAGGCTCAGTTCAGCTCTTCCACCCCGgcttaattttttttcttgaagaaaTTTAATTTAGTTCTTGAACGATGGATGGTCCAATAAGGGTACTTGGAGATGGCCAAGTAGACCCTGGGTTTTACAATTCAGATGATTACAACAGTCGCTTAGACGGGCTTAAAATAAGGCAGGAATTCGAGGTTCCTGCTgccaagcagcagctaaGACATGTTAATGATGTCAATGACTACTTTCAACCTCAGGAACCTACTGGAGAAGTTTCTGTTTCATCACACTACTGGAAGATTCCTGATAAGCGTCAGTACTTGACGGCCATTGCAACACATGAGACTGATCCCTTGGTGGCCATTGCTAGTGGATCTAGAGAATCCAACCTATTCATATATGAGCTTGACAAAAATGAACTGGATGCGTCAAAGTCTATTTTAACTCATCACCAGACTATAACTCTGGCAGAAATTCACTCTCTTGCATGGGCGTCCCCCAATGATCCTCTGGGACAACAGGGCAATGTCATATTCACTGGTCACAACACTGGCATGGTACATATGATTTTATTACCGGATCCTTACAGAAGCAGTGATCCAGCGGAGATAATGAAACGCTTTAATCATAACCGACATGTAGAAGGCGCCACTAGTACGAGGATAAGTCAATTAGGACTC
The Sugiyamaella lignohabitans strain CBS 10342 chromosome A, complete sequence genome window above contains:
- the EST2 gene encoding Est2p (Reverse transcriptase subunit of the telomerase holoenzyme; essential for telomerase core catalytic activity, involved in other aspects of telomerase assembly and function; mutations in human homolog are associated with aplastic anemia; GO_component: GO:0005694 - chromosome [Evidence IEA]; GO_component: GO:0000781 - chromosome, telomeric region [Evidence IEA,IEA]; GO_component: GO:0005730 - nucleolus [Evidence IDA] [PMID 12101098]; GO_component: GO:0005634 - nucleus [Evidence IEA,IEA,IEA]; GO_component: GO:0005634 - nucleus [Evidence IDA] [PMID 12101098]; GO_component: GO:0000333 - telomerase catalytic core complex [Evidence IDA,IPI] [PMID 15813705]; GO_component: GO:0005697 - telomerase holoenzyme complex [Evidence IDA,IPI] [PMID 10898986]; GO_function: GO:0003677 - DNA binding [Evidence IEA,IEA]; GO_function: GO:0003723 - RNA binding [Evidence IEA]; GO_function: GO:0003964 - RNA-directed DNA polymerase activity [Evidence IEA,IEA,IEA]; GO_function: GO:0046872 - metal ion binding [Evidence IEA]; GO_function: GO:0016779 - nucleotidyltransferase activity [Evidence IEA]; GO_function: GO:0003720 - telomerase activity [Evidence IDA] [PMID 15813705]; GO_function: GO:0042162 - telomeric DNA binding [Evidence IDA] [PMID 17656141]; GO_function: GO:0003721 - telomeric template RNA reverse transcriptase activity [Evidence IEA]; GO_function: GO:0003721 - telomeric template RNA reverse transcriptase activity [Evidence TAS] [PMID 11884619]; GO_function: GO:0016740 - transferase activity [Evidence IEA]; GO_process: GO:0006278 - RNA-dependent DNA replication [Evidence IEA]; GO_process: GO:0001302 - replicative cell aging [Evidence IGI] [PMID 18627461]; GO_process: GO:0007004 - telomere maintenance via telomerase [Evidence IDA,IMP] [PMID 15813705]; GO_process: GO:0007004 - telomere maintenance via telomerase [Evidence IMP] [PMID 8978029]), producing MSSGELTALSQVYKSVTPLDQFLETFLDPGQIDELYKPTIGNCDFRKFLESVYVGVDFELNADSPPSYPTSIHAQRFRERYLSYKELISFATRNAYQQSLQYTRTLDISESWKGTFSNVLSHGVTSTLKLSYDYPNATAMMFMQHEWRLLYSRLDSAWLYYLLTQCSLFYYLEHCESYIQLTGVNVIYKLRDTLRSDGVGKRSSDGDVGAQRPKKKAKTAGESISLVSNPLQSISTAHVLKQGSSRKKPIRTMLTKASKVFISKESCLYGPTPKNDVCFGFKRNFCLNRVPFREPGLDTQSPVKSSSDRSLSFHVRYLLALIFPSQYGLEGISKLTGPSETNKWQKLNWKAETLRINNLVQTHLESKKRHKTRLLKTNATGKPVTPSIAHILQSSLSRHRHLPYAVFMDESFRIEHLKTAGTIDATKVEIEGSNSSALSVPYHRVSKFIILVINYLFPKETFGSDYNWSLLYKKIGQYVRQRTSEKLSLLVYFEGFRIKDIPWLAPANGTGATSLARPDFEKRQDLFLEFLLWTFDSLIPNLVKANFYVSEISGQTSVSYYRQDVWKIIYHKTVTRYIQEKLHCAPSDAHIQVAHRPYTGYSGLRIVPKPTGFRVIITLGKAPTEGTAVLKSVNSYLSILKKVLDSSRILYHKTLPSHLSNPNEMFERLASFYKNCESPMKDNSSFYFVKADITRCFDTIPVSKAFEIAKSIIKGEHFWLQKVQSYNLRIKGRYKYREELIARDLSAPMSFQANVSNAYCRKSSARSRILVDRGGDETVPGQKMVDLLEQHLNRCVVRLEENNYWLREGIPQGSCISSLLCDLVYDAFVQKCLPYNEKTSIMFRYVDDFLFVSRAKGEAERFLGLMVKGFSEFGVSINPRKTITNFESALPTEVMRTGHFPFLSHQIDCYTLRPVNKRDFIRQTLVKTPLYRMPKSNISVLTEKIMRIINFRVNAKIIKELQISRLLRKYISNVCSNIASTVLTYDRICLQRLSAKQSSKPIASLLLDVVVRISSVVGESASSENRHGKNFTELEILKSCLQGFNKVFRNKPRYASILDDLYRTLKI